From the Ammospiza caudacuta isolate bAmmCau1 chromosome 1, bAmmCau1.pri, whole genome shotgun sequence genome, the window CTTTATAAACTTTTGTAAATTTCTGAactgtttaaaaaacccctaattTTAAACAcccctttatttttaaagggcTTAACATCTGTTTTGTTGGAGGGCATCTATTTAAATGTCTCTTGGGTACGGAAAAATCATTTTAAGAATCATGTTCATAAATACTTTGAAAATTAAGGGAATTAAAGCACAAGTATATACCTGTAGATGAGATAGAACCGTAGATGAGAATTACTGATCCATGTACTGAAAAGTGTTTATCTGAAACTTGCCTGTGCAATGTCAGCTTTCTTACTTGAAGAATTTAGGTTTGCTTGCGGTTTTTTTACCAGAGctgagatttcttttttgtaaCCTGCTAGTCCAGTAATACTCATTATGCCAGAGATGTGGATTTCTAGTCTTGTTCAGCTTATGAGAACTGAGCCATTGTTAATTCCCCAACAGTGCTGTAGCTACTGAGGTGTTTGTATAATATATTTAAGTCAGTTCTTGTAGGTAGTTGTGTCTAGTATCTTCTAAAAGACTGATATTTACAGTTCACTGGTGTGAACTGTAAGATGTTCAGTGGTGAGACTATTTTTTGTAAGTAGTAGGCAATATAATCTGCAGTCTGTAAATGGCATGTCTTCTGCTTTTGTTATTTCTCACAGAGGAGAAGGACTTCTGAAAACTACTCAAGATTTATTTCATCAGGCAGAGGTAatgtatttttaacaaaatagGACATAGACACTCTGAGTGAAGCCAAACAGGAACTTCAGTGTCTGATTCCTTACACATAAGTACAATGTACCATGAATTGACTGGCAGTTGTAGACTTTGAGCAGCCTAACTCTGATACATATTCTGAAAGTGAGCTTCCAGTGTTCCAGTAATAGCTTCAGACAGGATCATTACACTGATAGATTCCAGCTAGGAGGAGGGATAGCAAACTGGCATTATGGCAAATAGAGTGGACTTCAGCACATCTGTAATATTTGTTGTGTCACGCAGCTCAGTCCCTGGTAGTGTTAACAGATACTAAATCCTAGTCTGAGCAGCAGGATTTTCGTGGGAAAGAAAGATGTAAAAACTTGCACAGTGTAAACAGAAGGGCCCAAATGAAGGGATGTGGAATGCTCTTTCCAAAATGCATACCTGTGTGTAACAGGAGACTTGTTACCTTTGAAAGGACAATAAACAAAGAGGCCAGGTGTCATCACAAAACTTTTGTGAGCTGCCAGGTGcaaaaaataattggaaattGGGGGTTTTGTTATATGTAAAGGGACAGCCTTTAAACTCTGCTTATCTGTGAGGATGGCAGTGTAGTTGTTATTTCAGAAGTCACTGCAAACTGCTAACTTGTGTATTGTAGATGTATACAATTATTACAAGTATTTCCTGCTACCTTTTTACTTAAAAGCACACTATTAAACCAGGAGGGGAAAAGCCTAACCTTCTGTTGTGATTCATTTTGTTACatgctttctccttctttcaGATTTTTGCCACAGAGGGCACAAAGCTTGCTTCAGCTCTTCATGCTCTTTCTGATCAGGTGATGTATCTTATGACATCAGTGATACTGCTTAGAAGTTGCTTatgctccctgctccctttaTGCTGGAGTCTTTAACACAGAGTTATTTTGTCTTCCTGGACAACATACCAGGTACGTGGTGATGACAAGCCTTTGCTTCTGTTGGAGGCTGAAAAACTCATCACTATGTGCAAGCAGCTCCAGGCAACAGCTAAAGCTTCTGCTCAGGGTAAAAGTGCTACATTTACAAAGGTACAGTAAAAAGCTATATATATTTCTCAAAGTAACACTTAACTTGTtttgaaataaagtaatttaCTAATTTATGCTCCAGTTAAAATATGGAATTAGGTTGCAGTAGTACTGTAATCCACTAGAATGCCATTCAGATAAACAGGAACTGTAATTAGGTGTACCTCAGCATGGACTTCAGGGATCAAAATTTTAATGAAGGTAATATGTATTTCTGCCACTGTAATAATTACTGTTGTTACTGTTACTGATGCTTAACATAAATGTAACAAATTCCAAACCCCAACTCCACTACTGAAACACATTTGATTCTCAATAGGCAGCATCTACCCTGGACTgctcaggtttttttctgatattcATATTTgctataaataaatacatagaCAGTGAAAGTTTCATCACTGTTAACACAAGGAGGAGATCTGCAAAGATCAGAGAGGATCAGTATCCCTGAGCCAGAGGCAATCAATTTGAGCAAGACCATTTCCATGCAGCTGGATGTTTGTTTGCACATGGCTGTGGAAAAGGTGTTTCAGTTTTACAGCAGGCGTGAAACTGGCTGAAGCATACAAGCCACTCAGAACCAAACTGAGCACCCTGGGGCTACTGCATGGTTTGTTTCACACCCTCTGAATTAAATGGGAACTCCAGTCTGTTTCTACAGTGATGTACCAGTACATAGCAGTAACAGGTTCTCAAATTAATGTCCGAGGGCTCAGACTTGTGGCCTGTGCTGAGTGTTAAGATTTAAGATAACTTTTAGTGTAACATCAAACTAAGGCTTAAATGATGCTTGGCTCTCTAAATCATGCTGACAAAAGGAAAACCATAAAGAATTGTGATGATTCATACTTAGATCTTAAGAGCTCCTTTCCAAGAGACTTCTGTTACTGTTTAATATAATATTCTTAGTAGTTCATCCTCTTGGGATATGTCTGCTCAAGTTGTGCTTAACAGAAGGGATGCTCTTGTTTTACATGTACTATAcagagaagtttaaaaaaaagtaggCAAACCCATTTGATTAGGAGATATTTTAACAGGATAAGTATTACTTTACCCAGTTCAAAACAGATCATCTCATGCCAAAAAAAACTGCCTAACACAAGTATTGAGTAATAGGTATTACTCTACTTACTGTCTTGTTTAGGTTGATGCATGCATTCTGAAAACAAGGAATGTGATGACTCTGTTATGTCAACTTCTTCCACTTTGCTGCAAATTACTGAGAAAGGTGAGTACTAGCTTAATCTGCACTACATAAAACTTTTGAGGTTTGCTTGcttgggttggttggttgtttttaagAAATCTTTCTTATATACATACACAGAGTAAAGCGGGAAATGGTTGTCTTAAGCCTGCTCCACCATGGAAAGAAGACAGAATACGAACTGGTACAAATGCACGTACTCCAGAAAGAAGAGTGGAGACATTTGGCATCAAGTCTTTAGAAAATCATGTAACAAACATGACATTTTTAGAGAGCAAGTAATCATAGCACTGAGAAATGCAGGAATTCCCATTTGACAATAACACTTGCTGAAGTTTCAATACTGCTTTCATTTGTGGAAAGTCAAGCCAGGTTAATTTGATATAAAACTGTTGACCTTTGTCACATCTAATAGATGTCCCATTACTTAGCCATTAAAACACAAGCTAGTCTaaatattcagtatttttataaTGTGAATGCCTTTCCTATGCTTGCTGTTGATACCGATTTTGTAATTAATGCTTCTGAATGTCTTAATGGATGTGTCAACCCAAAGATGCTGCTAAATAGACATTTTACATAAAGACCCCTGTGCTGCATATGCTACATGTAACACTACTGTTGAAGTCTGTAAACTCATCTCTGGCCTATGTCAGTCTGTGTATTTGATAAAGCAGAATCAGGAATATAGTCTGAAAGGCTGTGGCCTGAAGCACTGAAATGTTACCTTAGTTACAAGTTATACCTGCAATGAAGTcgtcttaggaaaaaaaaaatctctttcaatCAATTCACCTCTGAATTTTAATCTTGACAAGATTTATCTCCACAAAAAACGTATTTCTAAGTGATTAATAGTTTCGACTTAAGCCCTTTTTCTTTTACCCTATTTGTAGATGGCAGTTGTTGCTTTTTCAGTTGttgcttttttattaaaactttctGAGCAGAATTTGAGTTGCCTGTAGAACCACTAAAGTATTATGCAGACTTGACATTATGCCAtgtaaaactgaagaaaatagGTAGTGATTATTACAAAATTCTGTACAAAGGGCATTATTTAACTTCAGGATACCATGAAAATACAACTTGGTATGAACTATGTATTTTCAAATTTATCTGCTCCTTGTACACAGGcttttgttgcatttttgttttccattcaCCTGTGTCAAACTCCATATTGTATTAGTTTAGCTAAATTACATGATAGCTAAATACTATGATTTTTCTGTATGTCCTATGCTTGCATTAAGCAGACACAAAGCTGATTGTGGAACATAAATAATCTCCAACATGTCATTCTGAGCTTATTTAAAAACCTGTAGTGTtagaattcagagaaaaaaaaaactttacgtgaagtttttacagaaattttaatATACAAACTATTTTAACTGGTTTATTCTTTTACAAATTAAGGAGTTTAGTTCCTTTTAAAAACTGGCACTGGGCCTTTTCCATACTATAAAACAGTGTACAATAAAAGTGACTTATTCAGTATCGAACACAGATGGGAAGTGTAGAGTTGATTTCATGAAGCAGAACTGCGGCGTTTCATCAAAACTTCCTCGTACTCCTTCTGCGTCAGAAGTCCCTGAGTTATACTCTTGCTTTCTTCAAATTTGGGTAGAACCACTGCAATGTACCCCTCAGTTGATGGCTAAAAAGTGAGACTGAAGTTAGCAgtgaaataaaagctgaaaaataaagaacaagaAAGTGTCTTACCTTTTCTTGCAGAAGAGCGGGATTGCTAAGGATGTTCTCATTCACCTCAATCAGCCGCCCTCGTATGCAACTGCAAAAGTGTTCAGATTCTGTAGATGTGGGGGTATGGCAAGgtagggaaaaaatgggaaaaatcttaCCTGTAAATGGTGTATTCCTCTCCATCTGATGAAGATATCCTGCACAGAGGGGCAAGTTCTGTTAAAAACTGAGCTCCCTGcatttggaaaacaaacaaacatgtCTGTGGTTTTAATTACATGGGACTTGTAAAAGTATTACCATCAGCAATGTCTAAAAGGAAGGATGTGTGATAGTTACAGGTCATTCCAAGTTCCAGAGCTGTGCTTCCCTACAGAAGGGAAGAAGCCAACTTAGTTATGTGCACAAATAAAACAGAAGCTTGTTACAAGCCTACAGATTTGAGTTTCTTGCAGACTAGCAATCTTGTATTTTGATGAGtcaggggagagaggagaggaacaGCACCATGGCTTTCAGTAAAAGCAAGTTCAAATGCACCTTCAAAAACCCAGTACACTGAACTGCCCCATCTACTCTCTAGTTTCCAAATCCTTCACATCTTCTTGGAAATAAACTTTCATTATTTCAGGGATGTTTATGTCCCTCTTTACACTACCAAAAAGAACTGCTAGAAGCGAGTGTGCTTGAGCAACACTGGAAACCACCAGTGCTGTAGGAGCACTGCAAGACCCTGGCTGGGACAAGAAGACAAGCACATCTTGAGGAAATCTAAATTCTTCAAGTGCAGAGGGGCTGGTTTTAAGTGAAATACAGAAGTAACCTGCTGGGTTTCTCTCcaagaaaggacagaaaaatctCAGGCAGTGTGAgagattaaaatgaaaactaagGAAATCAAAAAGCCATACCCTTTTTGACTTCCCAGAGACCTTATTCTGAAGTCTGCTACAGTTTGCACTGATTTGgtaattaacatttttaattgtttttccaCTTTGAAGAAGAGGGTGGGCTTCTGCCAAGGTGATGACAcagattctgaaaaaaaaaaaaattataattagtCCACTGTAGTTTTAAGAAGCCACTCCTTCATGCTCTAAGCAAATCCCACAACCTCTTCTGCCGATCTTATTTGACACCTGCTGTACCAAACTGAAAATGGCATTCTGACCTAAAGCCATTCCCATGGAAAATGCTTCATTCTGAGATACCAGACTGGACTGTCAAAAGCCCTACACTTCTTACTGAAAGAAAACCACTGCTTGTAAATAAGCCAGTGCTGTTCTATCTGTTGCACCCCATGAGAGCATGGCTGGTTCATTTCAGCCAATAGTTGAAGTAGACACTAAGGTTAAGATAAGTAAAGCACGGTGTACTTTTGTCACAAAATGTCACACAAAGGAGTGTTTCTCAACAGCTAAAGGCCCTGTGCAGTGAACAGCTGAGGAATCCTTTGGTGACCTGGGCCTTAGTTAACTTGCTgcttgcatttcattttttctaaCAGAGGGTTATTTCTTACCATGACACTGCACAGTTTGAGATGAGCCCAGCTGAAGAGACCaagcctgcctgcctgcctgtgctTAATGCACAAGCATGACTTGCCAGTAACTGAAGGGATGGGAAGCTATTCTGTTTGAGAGTATAAAACCTGCAGCAAGCACCAGAATCAACACAAGAGTGACTGCAGAGAAAACCAGGGCACAGAACCAGATCTCTCCCTGTGGATGCTGCATCCATCTCCCCACACTCCTGTGGAGTTCTGGCTGCACAGCTCCCACAAGAGGGAGCTGGATCCTGGTAAATGCATCCAGCATGTTCTAGCAGCAAAGCTACCTCCCTTCACCCCAGCCGCCTTCTAAGGGGAAGATGACAAATTATCTTTGAGCTGTCACCTGATGGAGCTGAGACCTcgcaaaacaaaaaagcaagaGACAACTTCACACTGCATAGAAACAGCAAGCTGAGCCACAGCTCCATACATAATAATGGTCAATTATTTTACAGAATATTTGGCTAAGCTGCTGTGGACTCCAAGGGTCCTGATATTTCAGAATTCAAAGCAGGAGAACAGTCTTCATGGACAATTGAACAGATCAGTGGCATTTAAACTTGTTTATATCAGACACCTGAGATTAGTAACCTTATATTCAGTATTCAGTACAAATGGGTGTCCTTCCTTGCTGTTACTGTCACCTGTTATTTGAAGGTACTCTGGTTTCCCTTTTGAAAGAATGGAGGAAGGAAACAGCCACAGAGAAGCTCCAACTCCAAAGGCTGCAGCAAGGTGATGGTTCCAGCCTGTGCCAAGCATACTCTTCcttttattctgaatttctAGAGCAGGCAACTCACCAGGAATGCAAATGCTCCTCACCTTCCCTCAACCCATGAGCCACTGGCCCTGGCAGTTTTTGTGTGGATAGCAGATTATGTTCTTCCCTCTGGGACTGAGCACCCCAGAAATGCTCCTGATGCCCtaagaggctgcagcagggggaGGTAAGGTATGGAAGGAGACTCCACATCAGGTACAGGTTATTTTACTCCATATAACTGGATATCCAGCTACATTCAAGCAGAAACAAGACACTTTCATATCTTGCCTTCACCATCCATTAGTACATGTGCATGGAAAAGTAATTAGGTTTTATCTAGAAAAAGCTAAATGTTTGCTCAAATGGAAGGATTTCTAAATCAAGTTGAAGTCCTTCAAAATATCATTTCACAAAGGCCTTTTGGAATGTTTCTTTTCTGATATTGatgatcacagaatcaattaggttagaaaagacctctgagatcgACTCCAGCCTATGACCGAACACCACCGTGTCAACTAGAGCacggcactgagtgccacgtcCAGTCTTTCCATGAACATCCCTAGGGAGGGTGTATGGGCCCTTTCAGCAGGAGAGGGAGCGAGGACAGCACCACGGGCCCTGCTGAAGAGCacgaggggctgtggggggccGTCAGGGGGGAAGAGGCCAAGCCTCTGTTTCTCACTGGAGCAATTAAAGGATGGGGAGGCCGATTTGTCACTCTGCCCTACTCCCACCTTCCCGGACAGCGCAGGCTCGCCCGGTGCTGTGTCCCAGGCCGACCCTGCCCGTCCCGGCTGCCGCAGCCACCGCCGCTCCCTCCGGGCGCAGGCCGAGGCCCGGGGCTGCGGCAGCGCCCTGGCCGAGCGCAGCCCGAGGCCCCCCGGGCACCGGAGCCCCGCCGGCCACTCGCCTGTTGGAGTGCTGCAGCACGCAGAAGTCCTCGCACGGCCGCCCCTTCACGTCTGCAAGAAGGGCACAAAGAGGAGTCagggccccgccgcccccccggcactgcccggcccggcccggccccggcggtACCTGGCTTGTACCAGCGGGTGAAGTAGCGCTCggcgccgcccggccccgccgccccctcaGCCatgcccggcccggcccggcggcgcAGCGCGATGACGGCGGGAGGCGGCcccggcagccccagcccggccctcTCCCCGCCCCGGCACGGGAAAGTCTGAGGAAACCCTTGCATCTATCATCCACAGTAGCCAGGCACGTTAAAAATTGCTGCCgaaatatataaacataaaaaCAAAGGGCTGCTTAGAGGCACTGCCCCACCAGTTTACCAAACCTTCAGTTTtgctaccttttttttttttccctcgaGGCTCTAAACATCTTTCGCCATAGCTGCATCACTGAGAAAAACGCTCAGACGCCTGCGGTTTGGTTCAGTGGTTTATTTTGTCTAGCACACAGCAATACAGTAACAGCTACAGTGaccatatatacacacacaccaaaaacgtactttaaatttaaaaaaacaaccaaacaaagaaaaacaacccacaTTCTATTAAAACAACTGTTTCCTGCTTGTGGAAAATAGAACGACCCAGTTTTTCCATAGAGATTTTAACTGCACGTGTGTCTCAGTtcaggcagcaggagagcttctgtgattctatttcagcctttgaattcacagcctgggctgtgttttaTATAAACATAAAGGAGTTGCATTCCCACAGCACACATGGCATCACATTTAGGGACAAAGGATGAGAGAAACCGTACCAGCACCTGATCCCCACAGGCCAGGCAGGGGAGAACTTGAGAACTTCCACACCTTTGCTCTGAACTCCTGCTGCCCAAAATTGAAACCACTTCTGTACAAACACAGGCCAAAACCATTAGAATATGTTacagaaataaaccaaaccaaaactgaTTCCAGCATTTTTGCCTATTCTGTTTACCTGCACCTAGCACAGGCATTAAAGGCAGCTGTAACAGCATAAAAATTACAGTCTGTACCATTACTAAGCTACAGATGGATGCACAAAGCAGACACATTTATTATCCAGAGTAGCCAGGCACATTAaaaactgctgcagaaaaacatgaacaaaaaaataaagggcTGCTTAGAGGCACTGCCCCACCAGTTTGCCAAGCGTTGAGTATTTCCAACACGAGTACATTGCAACAGATGCAGATTCTACTTTGTAAGGCTGACAAAgataaacaacaaaacaaacaaaccagcttaaaaaaaacagaacaacaaaCATTTTTTCATCCTGCTGATAAATAACTACAGCAAGTTTTAGTCTGTAGCATTCTCAGTTATCAGTTCGGACAGCTCCCTGTCATGGACATCTCTCCATCAATGATCAAAGAGCACTGAATGGATGGAATGTTTGTGTACAGAATAGAGACATTTCTGCACTAAAggcaattctttttttttattcctaaattAGCAATGGGTTTTGATATGTGGATATTTTAATAATCAAAAGCCAGCCAAGAACCCactggaaaactgaaatttgTAGATGTATTTCCATTATTTAGTCATTAATCTTAAAATCTCCTGAACAACAGCAGGTTACCTGCCCACTTCCTGTGTCAtatccagaaaagaaaaatccagctGAACTGGCAGCTATTATGGCTGTAGGCTAACAGAAACCAGCAGtgaaaaattcaaagcaaaCTGAGCTCGTCCACGTCTGAAATCCCCCAGGACTACAGAGATGCCAGATTTCTGTAGCAGCCAGGATTGCAGTGCAGAAGGTGGAAGCCCCACAGGCTGAAGTGCACTGTATTTATGGAGTTTTCCCACACCACAGGTGAACACCATGCCCAAGCCCTAAAAAGCCTGCTAGAACACAGGGGTGCATTAGGAGAGCTGAAGGAAGTACACCTTTCTCAACCCTGGCTTCAAAGAAGGCACAGAACAGGGTTTCATTACTGTGAGCAGAAAAGTAAATATCAATCTTGCTAAcctgaggaaaggctgaaggaAGAGAAGCTAAGTCCACTTATGTGGTACCCATTTCCCAACTCTTAAAAACCTCTCAAATCTCTCAATTAATTGAAAACATCTATTTCTGAGGTGATAGAATGGTTCCTGGCTTCCACTGTATGACAGACCAACAAACTGTTTTAATGTGTCACACATGGTATTATCAAACATTTATCTTGTTGTTCAAGCTTTTTATTCAGCTGATGATTTGAGGGAGTGGATCAGAAATAGGTGCTAACTGTTttatttctggggtttttaaagCTAGCTAGTAAGATAGCATAATTCTGTTATTTATTCATCATTAAAGAACTTTGACGTGTTCACCTTCCCTGCAAATGCAGATTTATTTTACTATTGGTTTTTTCAACCTTCTTCTTTCAGTGACATTCAGGGTGGTTAAACATATTAAGACTGTAGGCTTAAACTACATACACTTATTATCTTTAACACCTTGCTTCTCTAGATATGCTACCAAagaaattttcttattttggaTTTCTCAGCTTTAGTTCTTGCAAAAAAAGATAGCACAGGTTTGTGTGCAATCACACTGAACTAGAGGTAGGCAGCTCTCCCACTCAGCTCATTTTCCCAAAGTAAATCAACACTTTACTTCAGGA encodes:
- the ABITRAM gene encoding protein Abitram, translated to MAEGAAGPGGAERYFTRWYKPDVKGRPCEDFCVLQHSNRICVITLAEAHPLLQSGKTIKNVNYQISANCSRLQNKVSGKSKRGAQFLTELAPLCRISSSDGEEYTIYSCIRGRLIEVNENILSNPALLQEKPSTEGYIAVVLPKFEESKSITQGLLTQKEYEEVLMKRRSSAS